In Dermacentor silvarum isolate Dsil-2018 chromosome 2, BIME_Dsil_1.4, whole genome shotgun sequence, the following proteins share a genomic window:
- the LOC119441616 gene encoding glycogenin-2, with amino-acid sequence MESCCPPPPPDQAAKDLQESWVTLATDDTYAFGALVLGYSLREARTRYKLTVLVTRDVGAVMRHLLAQAFDDIEQVTLLRGRDPLGCPTREADGVACSYTKLHVWRLLHLSKGVFLDADTLVLANCDELFRRREFSAVPLRGWPDLFDTGVFVFEPSEKTHGLVMKAARETASFDGVDRGLLNEVFGQRWRKDLSLRLPFTYNLQASASLLPRARRCAALFLLAYKFIASMWLKALTDMKYKEEVS; translated from the exons ATGGAGTCGTgctgtccgccgccgccgcccgaccAGGCCGCGAAGGACCTACAGGAGTCGTGGGTGACGCTGGCCACGGACGACACGTACGCGTTCGGTGCCCTTGTGCTGGGCTACTCGCTGCGAGAAGCCCGCACCCGCTACAAGCTCACCGTGCTCGTGACGCGCGACGTGGGGGCCGTCATGCGACACCTGCTGGCTCAGGCCTTCGACGACATCGAACAGGTCACGTTGCTCAG GGGCCGGGATCCCCTGGGCTGCCCCACTCGGGAGGCCGACGGGGTGGCGTGCTCCTACACAAAGCTGCACGTGTGGCGGCTGCTGCACCTCAGCAAGGGTGTCTTCCTGGACGCCGACACCCTGGTGCTGGCCAACTGCGACGAGCTGTTCCGGAGGCGCGAATTTTCCGCTGTGCCTCTGAGGGGTTGGCCCGACCTTTTCGACACGGGTGTCTTCGTCTTCGAGCCCTCCGAGAAGACGCATGGCCTG GTGATGAAGGCGGCCAGAGAGACGGCCAGCTTCGACGGCGTCGACCGCGGTTTGCTCAACGAAGTATTTGGCCAGCGTTGGAGGAAGGATTTGTCGCTGCGGCTACCCTTCACCTACAACCTGCAGGCAAGCGCTTCTCTCTTGCCACGGGCACGCCGTTGCGCTGCGTTGTTTCTTTTAGCTTACAAGTTTATTGCTTCAATGTGGTTAAAAGCTTTGACAGATATGAAATACAAAGAGGAAGTGTCATAG